One Euphorbia lathyris chromosome 1, ddEupLath1.1, whole genome shotgun sequence DNA segment encodes these proteins:
- the LOC136214675 gene encoding WRKY transcription factor 22-like isoform X2 has product MEFSFMEDWDLQAVVRSVNPGSVTGSELGFSSIFNSPQISFFSPDNWGFDDQDEIFNFPADTFQFDCTNYDHDEQQKKEIYNPGAAVSTSSSSLVSVPMCSQVMETKKLQSHAQSDTPAVSSSLKPKSKKRRNQQKREVKHVAADGVLSSDKWAWRKYGQKPIKGSPYPRSYYRCSSLKGCLARKQVERSSEDPSIFIITYTSDHSHAHPTRRNSLAGSTRNNKDLNVPKPTPKIIKHEISNLDDTIPNSSSTTTPNSIDDLVQHVMTTIKNEQLEESNEIGMPDMIFSDDLFPSLDDFEGIFLDNIS; this is encoded by the exons ATGGAGTTTAGTTTCATGGAAGATTGGGATCTTCAAGCTGTCGTGAGATCAGTGAATCCTGGATCTGTCACTGGAAGCGAATTAGGGTTTTCGAGTATCTTCAATAGTCCACAGatctctttcttttctcctGATAATTGGGGTTTTGATGATCAAGATGAGATTTTTAATTTCCCAGCTGATACATTTCAATTTGATTGTACTAATTATGATCATGATGAGCAGCAGAAGAAAGAAATTTACAATCCTGGAGCTGCagtttctacttcttcttcttctttagtgTCTGTTCCAATGTGTTCTCAAGTGATGGAGACGAAGAAATTACAGTCACACGCTCAATCTGATACTCCTGCAGTGTCTTCTTCCCTGAAACCCAAATCAAAAAAGAG AAGGAATCAGCAGAAAAGAGAGGTTAAGCATGTTGCAGCAGATGGTGTACTTTCTTCTGATAAGTGGGCTTGGAGAAAATATGGACAGAAACCTATCAAGGGATCTCCATACCCGAG GAGCTATTATAGGTGTAGCAGTTTAAAAGGATGTTTGGCGAGAAAACAAGTAGAAAGAAGCAGTGAAGATCCATCTATATTCATCATTACCTACACTTCAGACCATAGCCATGCCCATCCTACTCGAAGAAATTCTCTTGCTGGTAGTACCAGAAACAACAAGGATCTAAATGTACCTAAACCCACTCCTAAAATCATCAAACACGAAATTAGTAATTTGGACGACACAATTCCCAATTCTTCCTCAACAACAACCCCtaattcaattgatgatttggtgcaACATGTCATGACTACTATCAAAAACGAACAACTAGAAGAAAGCAATGAAATTGGCATGCCGGATATGATTTTTAGTGACGATTTGTTTCCGAGTTTGGATGATTTTGAAGGGATCTTTCTCGACAACATCTCCTAG
- the LOC136214675 gene encoding WRKY transcription factor 22-like isoform X1 — MEFSFMEDWDLQAVVRSVNPGSVTGSELGFSSIFNSPQISFFSPDNWGFDDQDEIFNFPADTFQFDCTNYDHDEQQKKEIYNPGAAVSTSSSSLVSVPMCSQVMETKKLQSHAQSDTPAVSSSLKPKSKKSRRNQQKREVKHVAADGVLSSDKWAWRKYGQKPIKGSPYPRSYYRCSSLKGCLARKQVERSSEDPSIFIITYTSDHSHAHPTRRNSLAGSTRNNKDLNVPKPTPKIIKHEISNLDDTIPNSSSTTTPNSIDDLVQHVMTTIKNEQLEESNEIGMPDMIFSDDLFPSLDDFEGIFLDNIS, encoded by the exons ATGGAGTTTAGTTTCATGGAAGATTGGGATCTTCAAGCTGTCGTGAGATCAGTGAATCCTGGATCTGTCACTGGAAGCGAATTAGGGTTTTCGAGTATCTTCAATAGTCCACAGatctctttcttttctcctGATAATTGGGGTTTTGATGATCAAGATGAGATTTTTAATTTCCCAGCTGATACATTTCAATTTGATTGTACTAATTATGATCATGATGAGCAGCAGAAGAAAGAAATTTACAATCCTGGAGCTGCagtttctacttcttcttcttctttagtgTCTGTTCCAATGTGTTCTCAAGTGATGGAGACGAAGAAATTACAGTCACACGCTCAATCTGATACTCCTGCAGTGTCTTCTTCCCTGAAACCCAAATCAAAAAAGAG TAGAAGGAATCAGCAGAAAAGAGAGGTTAAGCATGTTGCAGCAGATGGTGTACTTTCTTCTGATAAGTGGGCTTGGAGAAAATATGGACAGAAACCTATCAAGGGATCTCCATACCCGAG GAGCTATTATAGGTGTAGCAGTTTAAAAGGATGTTTGGCGAGAAAACAAGTAGAAAGAAGCAGTGAAGATCCATCTATATTCATCATTACCTACACTTCAGACCATAGCCATGCCCATCCTACTCGAAGAAATTCTCTTGCTGGTAGTACCAGAAACAACAAGGATCTAAATGTACCTAAACCCACTCCTAAAATCATCAAACACGAAATTAGTAATTTGGACGACACAATTCCCAATTCTTCCTCAACAACAACCCCtaattcaattgatgatttggtgcaACATGTCATGACTACTATCAAAAACGAACAACTAGAAGAAAGCAATGAAATTGGCATGCCGGATATGATTTTTAGTGACGATTTGTTTCCGAGTTTGGATGATTTTGAAGGGATCTTTCTCGACAACATCTCCTAG
- the LOC136210869 gene encoding endoglucanase 20-like, with amino-acid sequence MELKHRNWVVFLILFFLLGSNIEGGVALENEELSDIVSSSSYGNALSKAILFFEGQRSGKLPYNQRVNWKANSALSDGNPDKVNLVGGYYDAGDNVKFGWPMSFTITLLSWAAIEYQKEISSTNELSNLRTAIRWGTDFLIKCHTSPTTFYTQVGDGNGDHQCWERPEDMDTPRTLYKISQQSPGTEAAAEAAAALASASLVFKSVDSTYSSNLLTHSKSLFEFADKYRASFRDSCPFYCSYSGFQDELLWAATWLYKASGDNKYLSYVSNNQGWSQAVSEFSWDNKFAGAQTLLAKEFYGGKKNLGKFKSDAESFICAVMPGSSSVQIRTTPGGLLYTRDSSNMQYVTTSAMLLLIYSKTLTANRINGLQCGSAHFSASQIRSFAKSQVDYILGNNPMKMSYMVGYGSKYPTQLHHRGSSLPSIKAHPTKIGCNEGFSYFSSSKPNPNIHMGAIVGGPDSNDHYRDSRSEYSRAEPTTYINAAFVGSVAALITTTTSQTQPAADSARFLYENTNHTLLVFQE; translated from the exons ATGGAGCTGAAACACAGAAATTGggttgtttttttaattttatttttcttattgggGAGTAATATTGAAGGTGGTGTAGCCCTAGAAAATGAAGAGTTATCCGACATCGTATCGTCTTCTAGCTATGGAAATGCCCTTAGTAAAGCTATCTTGTTCTTCGAAGGTCAACGCTCAGGGAAGTTGCCTTACAATCAACGAGTCAATTGGAAGGCAAATTCTGCTCTCAGTGATGGAAACCCTGATAAG GTGAATTTAGTTGGAGGTTATTATGATGCTGGCGATAATGTGAAATTTGGATGGCCAATGTCATTTACTATTACTTTGTTGAGTTGGGCTGCAATCGAATATCAAAAAGAGATCTCTTCTACCAATGAGCTTTCTAATCTCCGGACTGCAATTCGATGGGGCACTGATTTTCTTATCAAATGTCATACTTCACCTACCACATTTTATACTCAG GTGGGTGATGGAAATGGTGATCACCAATGCTGGGAGCGCCCTGAAGACATGGACACACCAAGAACATTGTACAAAATAAGTCAACAATCACCTGGAACTGAGGCTGCAGCTGAGGCAGCAGCTGCTCTTGCTTCTGCTTCTCTTGTCTTCAAATCTGTTGACTCCACCTATTCCTCTAACCTATTAACTCATTCCAAATCA cTGTTTGAATTTGCAGATAAGTACAGAGCATCTTTTAGAGATTCTTGCCCTTTCTACTGCTCCTACTCTGGCTTTCAG GATGAGTTGCTGTGGGCTGCAACTTGGCTATACAAGGCAAGTGGAGACAACAAGTACTTAAGCTATGTCTCAAACAATCAAGGATGGAGTCAAGCTGTGTCTGAATTCAGTTGGGACAACAAATTTGCAGGAGCTCAAACATTGCTAGCTAAG GAATTCTATGGTGGGAAGAAGAATTTGGGGAAATTTAAGAGTGATGCAGAGTCATTTATATGTGCAGTAATGCCAGGAAGTAGCTCTGTACAAATTAGAACAACTCCTG GTGGGCTCTTGTATACTAGAGATAGTTCAAATATGCAATATGTGACCACCTCTGCTATGCTGTTGCTTATATACTCCAAAACTTTGACAGCAAATCGCATCAATGGACTTCAATGTGGTTCTGCACATTTTTCTGCTTCTCAAATTAGATCCTTTGCAAAATCACAG gTGGACTATATACTTGGAAACAACCCAATGAAGATGTCATATATGGTGGGGTATGGAAGTAAATACCCAACCCAACTACACCACAGAGGCTCATCTCTCCCTTCAATAAAAGCCCACCCGACCAAAATAGGGTGCAACGAAGGGTTTTCATACTTCTCATCttccaaacccaacccaaatatTCACATGGGTGCCATTGTTGGAGGTCCAGATTCCAATGACCACTACAGAGATTCCCGGTCAGAATATTCTCGGGCTGAACCCACTACTTATATCAATGCTGCTTTTGTTGGTTCCGTGGCTGCCCTAATTACTACTACTACTTCCCAAACCCAACCTGCTGCTGATTCCGCAAGATTCCTTTATGAAAATACCAATCACACCCTACTAGTATTTCAGGAATAA